In Ruminococcaceae bacterium BL-4, one DNA window encodes the following:
- a CDS encoding protein of unknown function (Evidence 5 : Unknown function), with product MRVPEVLKEFGVPMNVRGYQYLKAAIQSELNKEEILGINLNQYTYPAIAEKYHVTSTSVERCCRHAISLGFKTAAPETIKRYFGNSIHSRTGIPTVSEFISALANYMKESEEKS from the coding sequence ATGAGAGTACCAGAAGTTTTAAAAGAATTTGGAGTTCCTATGAATGTGAGAGGATATCAATATCTTAAGGCGGCAATTCAGTCTGAACTTAACAAAGAGGAAATACTTGGGATTAACCTTAATCAATACACTTATCCGGCTATTGCAGAAAAATATCATGTTACCTCAACGAGTGTTGAAAGATGCTGCCGGCATGCGATCAGCCTCGGGTTTAAGACTGCTGCTCCGGAAACTATAAAAAGATATTTCGGAAATTCAATTCACAGCAGAACCGGGATTCCCACTGTCAGCGAATTCATCTCTGCTTTAGCAAACTATATGAAAGAATCGGAGGAAAAATCATGA
- a CDS encoding conserved protein of unknown function (Evidence 4 : Unknown function but conserved in other organisms) has translation MIELLDCESVPEPLESVNETPEIVSESPENVNDPSESVPESTESEEMEQDEPSSSDLENASGDEEHPENENSEKSEEEINGDPLSIRGPDFGQIISTADNVLNNLVSMLHEKKQRDGEMTIKIGFEDADGLGSYIFSGSVSGKINYSVKPQKVIGDAVKLQFDDYGRPILPSDREKQLTFDDVSQDNSAGATVKTDQDMVVESITPDNVSESDDSESTEKDPAECEQFFCPFYSQDCAHSCNQSEFENHPDMVRDAVESEGCQNPDLLKIYSMISKEDINNE, from the coding sequence ATGATTGAACTTTTAGATTGTGAATCTGTTCCAGAACCTCTGGAATCCGTGAACGAAACACCTGAAATCGTATCAGAAAGCCCCGAAAATGTGAACGATCCTTCCGAATCTGTTCCAGAAAGCACAGAATCCGAAGAAATGGAACAAGACGAACCCTCTTCCTCTGATTTGGAAAATGCTTCTGGTGATGAGGAACATCCAGAAAATGAGAATTCAGAAAAATCGGAAGAAGAAATAAACGGAGATCCTCTTTCTATTCGCGGTCCGGACTTTGGACAGATTATCAGTACCGCAGATAATGTCTTAAATAACCTGGTATCTATGCTTCACGAAAAGAAACAGCGAGACGGAGAAATGACAATTAAAATCGGATTCGAAGATGCAGATGGACTCGGCAGTTACATATTCAGCGGTTCGGTATCCGGAAAAATCAACTACAGCGTGAAACCTCAAAAAGTTATCGGAGATGCAGTAAAACTTCAGTTCGACGATTATGGCCGTCCGATCCTCCCTTCGGACCGAGAAAAGCAGCTCACCTTTGATGATGTTTCGCAGGATAATTCTGCGGGAGCCACCGTCAAAACCGATCAGGATATGGTCGTCGAGTCAATCACTCCTGATAACGTTTCGGAATCCGACGATTCTGAAAGCACAGAAAAGGATCCTGCAGAATGCGAACAATTCTTCTGTCCTTTCTATTCTCAGGACTGCGCCCACAGCTGCAACCAGTCAGAATTCGAAAATCACCCCGATATGGTACGTGACGCCGTGGAATCCGAAGGCTGCCAGAACCCTGATTTATTAAAAATTTACAGTATGATTTCTAAGGAGGATATCAACAATGAGTGA